A window from Rana temporaria chromosome 8, aRanTem1.1, whole genome shotgun sequence encodes these proteins:
- the LOC120910580 gene encoding zinc finger protein OZF-like — protein sequence MNPMMVVFKILLIHEPNFGDLQDLICVIYVPNWPCSLHPHSLISSLALLHLYGLDIWKTSEDCLTLSPDCKVEDEDITQYSPGENLATQQYCPGKNITTQQYCSGESPTTQQYCPGESLTTQQYCPGESPTTQQYCPGESPTTQQYCPGESPTTQQYCPGESPTTQQYCPGESPTTQQYCLGESPTTQQYCLGESPTTQQYCPGESPTTQQYYSEEPPTVRDGAILQADNMITLTESHSSHLHEQNSSCMGRRSYSCPICGKCFARKSHVDRHQMSHTGEKPFSCPECRKCFSQKCHLTKHQKYHMGEKPYSCPECGQCFSQKSILDRHHRSHTGEKPYSCPECGKCFTQQAHLSRHQRSHTGEKPYSCPDCGQCYSQKLQLVAHQIYHTGEKPYSCSECDKSFVRKQDLARHHRSHTGEKPYSCPLCGKGFSQKSHLPGHLRSHTGEKPYSCPECGKSFVYKVDLTIHRRSHTGEKPYLCPDCGKCFSKKADLSRHLRSHKSPNAD from the exons AtgaacccaatgatggtggtcttcaagATCTTACTGATTCATGAACCCAATTTTGGTGATCTTCAAGATCTTATTTGTGTCATATATGTTCCAAATTGGCCGTGCTCCCTGCACCCTCACTCTCTGATCTCCAGTTTGGCTCTTCTTCACT tatatggACTCGACAtctggaaaacctcagaggattgtctcactttatctccagactgtaaagtagaagatgaggacatcacacagtatagtccaggagaaaacctggCCACCCAACAATATTGTCCAGGAAAAAATATCACTACTCAACAATATTGTTCAGGAGAAAGCCCCACCACCCAACAATATTGTCCAGGAGAAAGCCTAACCACCCAACAATATTGTCCAGGAGAGAGCCCCACCACCCAACAATATTGTCCAGGAGAAAGCCCCACCACCCAACAATATTGTCCAGGAGAAAGCCCCACCACCCAACAATATTGTCCAGGAGAAAGCCCCACCACCCAACAATATTGTCCAGGAGAAAGCCCCACCACCCAACAATATTGTCTAGGAGAAAGCCCCACCACCCAACAATATTGTCTAGGAGAAAGCCCCACCACCCAACAATATTGTCCAGGAGAAAGCCCTACCACCCAACAATATTATTCTGAGGAACCTCCGACTGTAAGAGATGGAGCCATCCTTCAGGCAGATAACATGATTACCTTAACAGAATCCCATTCATCCCATCTTCATGAGCAAAACAGTTCATGCATGGGTCGGCGGTCCTATTCCTGTCCCATTTGCGGAAAGTGTTTTGCCAGAAAGTCTCACGTTGATAGACACCAAatgtctcacacgggggagaagccattttcctgtcctgagtgcaggaaatgtttttcacagaagtgccATCTTACCAAACACCAGAAATACCACATGggcgagaagccgtattcttgtccgGAGTGTGGGCAATGTTTCTCGCAGAAATCAATACTAGACAGACATCACAGATcccacacaggggaaaagccatattcctgccctgagtgcggcaAATGTTTCACGCAGCAGgcccatctttccagacatcagagatcccacacgggcgagaagccgtattcctgccccgaCTGCGGACAGTGCTATTCACAGAAATTACAACTTGTCGCCCATCAAATATATCACACgggcgagaagccgtattcctgctccGAGTGCGACAAAAGCTTTGTGCGCAAGCAAGATCTCGCCAGGCATCAcaggtctcacacgggggagaagccgtattcctgtcccctGTGTGGGAAAGGTTTCTCGCAGAAGTCCCATCTTCCTGGGCATCTGAGATCCCACACgggcgagaagccgtattcctgtcctgagtgcgggaaaagttttgtGTATAAAGTAGACCTGACTATCCACcgcagatctcacacgggggagaagccgtatttatGTCCCgactgtgggaaatgtttttcgaaAAAAGCAGATCTTTCCAGACATCTAAGATCCCATAAGTCCCCCAATGCAGATTaa